The following proteins are co-located in the Streptomyces sp. NBC_00435 genome:
- a CDS encoding 5'-methylthioadenosine/S-adenosylhomocysteine nucleosidase family protein: MPKGPVVILTALNLEYQAVQRRLADPQVHHHRRGTRFEVGTVPGTSCRVALGLTNKGNHSAAVIAERAIQEFSPAAVLFVGVAGALWDATRLGDVVVASHVYAYHGGSSEDDGLKARPRVWEAPHGISQLASHLARVDDWADPTPGHEDRPQVRFGAIAAGEIVQNSRISAEAKWIRQHYNDALAIEMEAAGVAQAGHLSGAPVAIVRGISDRADGTKNSAEDRNWQPRAAANAAAFAIRLAVELVCEQEETTMSRDDGARSADRFDRHVSNTTHNSTVGIMAGSVTGSSVHMNAAPKPSGPTDLIAELIDFRDQLRWHRTEGALDEDSHREALTDVDSALRSAGERTPESSKRTVMTLKRLRGLVAECPALVAALAPMVAAAGDLA; encoded by the coding sequence ATGCCGAAAGGCCCGGTGGTGATTCTCACCGCCCTCAATCTTGAATACCAGGCCGTGCAACGAAGGCTGGCGGATCCTCAGGTACATCACCATCGGCGTGGTACCCGGTTCGAGGTGGGAACCGTGCCGGGCACATCGTGCCGTGTCGCGCTCGGCCTGACGAACAAGGGGAACCATTCCGCCGCGGTGATCGCCGAACGTGCGATCCAGGAGTTCTCGCCAGCGGCCGTGCTGTTCGTCGGGGTCGCCGGAGCCCTGTGGGACGCCACCAGGCTGGGTGACGTGGTAGTGGCGTCACACGTGTACGCCTACCACGGCGGGTCCAGCGAGGACGACGGGCTCAAAGCCCGTCCCCGGGTGTGGGAAGCGCCGCACGGCATCAGCCAGCTCGCCTCGCACCTGGCCCGTGTGGACGACTGGGCGGACCCCACACCCGGTCACGAGGACCGACCGCAGGTGCGTTTCGGGGCGATCGCCGCCGGCGAGATCGTCCAGAACTCGAGGATCTCGGCCGAGGCGAAGTGGATCCGACAGCACTACAACGACGCGCTCGCCATCGAGATGGAGGCGGCCGGCGTGGCCCAGGCCGGCCATCTCAGCGGAGCGCCAGTGGCCATCGTCCGGGGGATCAGCGACCGGGCGGACGGCACGAAGAACAGTGCGGAGGACCGCAACTGGCAGCCGCGTGCCGCAGCGAACGCGGCGGCGTTCGCCATCCGGTTGGCGGTGGAATTGGTGTGCGAGCAGGAGGAGACCACAATGTCCCGGGACGACGGAGCCCGTTCGGCCGACCGGTTCGACCGGCACGTCAGCAACACCACCCACAACAGCACTGTCGGCATCATGGCCGGCTCGGTCACGGGCAGCAGCGTCCACATGAACGCGGCACCGAAGCCCTCCGGCCCGACGGACCTGATCGCGGAACTAATCGATTTCCGCGATCAGCTGAGGTGGCACCGCACCGAGGGCGCCCTCGACGAGGACAGCCACCGGGAGGCCCTGACCGATGTGGACTCCGCCCTCCGGTCGGCAGGGGAGCGCACCCCTGAATCGTCGAAGCGGACGGTCATGACGCTCAAGAGGCTGCGCGGACTGGTCGCGGAGTGCCCGGCGCTGGTGGCCGCGTT
- a CDS encoding NUDIX hydrolase gives MQDDEWSPPSVLLTVDLVILTLRESRLHVLLVERGENPFRGMLALPGGFLNHDGEEILDAAHRELTEETALTSGWVHLEQLAVYGDSGRDPRGRVISAAHLAIAPGLPDPVAGTDATDAAWIPADAVLSGEVALAFDHRRITADGIERARTKLEFSALATAFCQESFTIVELQQVYEAVWGTTLDTRNFYRKVQAAKGFIVPIATDRRTTGGRPARLYRAGPKTVLFPPLIRPAPSASQENTSGEEE, from the coding sequence CGGGAGAGCCGCCTGCACGTCCTCCTAGTGGAGCGGGGCGAAAATCCCTTCCGGGGCATGCTCGCGCTGCCCGGAGGTTTCCTGAACCACGATGGCGAGGAGATCCTGGATGCCGCCCACCGCGAACTGACCGAGGAAACGGCCCTGACCTCCGGCTGGGTGCACCTTGAACAGCTTGCTGTATATGGGGACTCGGGCCGCGACCCGCGGGGCCGAGTCATCTCCGCGGCACACCTGGCGATCGCACCGGGACTGCCCGACCCGGTCGCGGGGACGGATGCCACCGATGCCGCATGGATTCCCGCGGACGCTGTCCTGTCCGGCGAGGTGGCGCTCGCCTTCGATCACCGTCGAATCACTGCAGACGGGATCGAACGCGCACGCACCAAGCTCGAGTTCTCGGCACTGGCCACCGCGTTCTGCCAGGAGAGCTTCACCATCGTAGAGCTGCAACAGGTGTACGAGGCCGTCTGGGGCACCACCCTCGACACCCGCAATTTCTACCGGAAGGTCCAAGCCGCGAAGGGATTCATCGTCCCCATCGCCACAGACCGCAGGACCACGGGAGGACGGCCCGCACGGCTGTACCGGGCCGGACCGAAAACCGTGCTGTTCCCGCCGCTGATCCGACCCGCGCCATCCGCGTCGCAAGAGAACACGAGTGGGGAAGAGGAGTAG